The DNA sequence atgatgttgatgatgataatgaaggtgatgatgatgttgatgataatgaaggtgatgataatgaaaggtgatgataatgaaggtgatgataatgaaggtgatgataatgaaggtgatgataatgaaggtgatgatgatgttgatgatgataatgaaggtgatgataatgaaggtgatgataatgaaggtgatgataatgaaggtgatgataatgaaggtgatgatgatgttgatgatgataatgaaggtgatgataatgaaggtgatgatgatgttgatgatgataatgaaggtgatgatgttgatgatgataatgaaggtgatgataatgaggtgatgatgatgttgatgatgataatgaaggtgatgataatgaaggtgataatgaaggtgatgatgatgttgatgataatgaaggtgatgataattgaaggtgatgataatgaaggtgatgataatgaaggtgatgatgatgttgatgatgataatgaaggtgatgatgttgatgatgataatgaaggtgatgataatgaaggtgatgatgatgttgatga is a window from the Penaeus monodon isolate SGIC_2016 unplaced genomic scaffold, NSTDA_Pmon_1 PmonScaffold_13908, whole genome shotgun sequence genome containing:
- the LOC119569297 gene encoding putative protein TPRXL — protein: SPSLSPSLSSPSLSSSTSSSPHYHHLHYHHQSSPSLSSPSLSSPSLSSSTSSSPSL